From Paenibacillus polymyxa, the proteins below share one genomic window:
- a CDS encoding ABC transporter ATP-binding protein — protein sequence MSPANEDVVASITRLRLKFPGEQELLFHNMSLSVRKGEKLLLLGPSGCGKSTLLQVLSGLIPRTIEVPMKYDAAVIPSLSGIVFQDPDTQFCMSYADEELAFVLENKQVPREQMPSRIRELLMQVGLPTDDIHLPIASMSQGMKQRLAIASVLAMEPEVLFLDEPTALLDEEGTTQVWDTIRNISADQTMVIVEHKINEIVQDVDRIVVLSAQGEIIADGRAEEVFHIHRQALSEYGVWYPGVWDESSSPRWNDSMTQQNDALLADSPSTSACTTNLLELEHFSGLRGGSSVIYVEQAQVKPGDWVGVVGENGAGKSSLLLSMMRLLHTQGCYRVCGAEAGNTEQLAERIGFAFQNPELQFVANTVRSELEYSLPKSLFTAEQCRERVDRMLMQFGLERLDERHPYQLSLGQKRRLSIATAMIREPEVLLLDEPTFGQDARNTFVMLDMLEQLRVAGTAIVMVTHDPEIVRRYCTDIWRIQKGELQYESVLSSS from the coding sequence ATGAGCCCGGCCAACGAAGATGTGGTGGCTTCGATCACCCGTCTTCGGTTGAAATTCCCCGGTGAGCAAGAGCTGCTTTTTCACAATATGTCCTTATCTGTTCGCAAAGGGGAAAAGCTGCTGCTACTGGGGCCGAGCGGATGCGGCAAATCAACGCTGCTTCAGGTGCTGAGCGGTCTGATTCCACGCACGATAGAAGTGCCTATGAAATACGATGCTGCCGTGATCCCGAGTCTCTCTGGTATTGTATTTCAAGATCCCGACACACAATTTTGTATGTCATATGCAGACGAGGAACTGGCTTTTGTATTGGAAAATAAGCAGGTTCCAAGGGAGCAGATGCCATCCCGTATTCGCGAGCTGCTAATGCAGGTTGGTCTTCCAACGGATGATATACATCTGCCCATTGCCAGCATGTCACAAGGAATGAAACAGCGGCTGGCGATTGCATCGGTGCTGGCTATGGAACCGGAAGTGCTTTTTTTGGATGAGCCGACAGCCTTGTTGGACGAGGAAGGCACTACACAGGTGTGGGATACCATTCGCAACATTTCGGCAGACCAGACGATGGTGATTGTAGAGCATAAAATTAATGAAATTGTCCAGGATGTGGATCGGATTGTGGTGCTTTCTGCTCAAGGGGAGATTATTGCGGACGGAAGGGCGGAAGAAGTATTTCATATACACCGGCAGGCATTATCCGAGTATGGCGTATGGTATCCGGGAGTATGGGATGAATCGTCTTCACCACGTTGGAATGATTCTATGACGCAGCAGAATGATGCGTTGCTTGCGGATAGTCCGTCCACTTCAGCATGTACAACAAATTTGCTGGAGTTGGAACATTTTAGCGGACTTCGGGGAGGGAGCTCAGTCATTTATGTGGAGCAAGCGCAGGTGAAGCCTGGCGACTGGGTTGGTGTGGTCGGTGAAAACGGGGCTGGCAAAAGCTCGCTTTTGCTCTCTATGATGCGCTTACTTCACACGCAGGGGTGTTATCGCGTGTGCGGAGCTGAGGCAGGCAATACGGAGCAACTGGCTGAGCGCATTGGGTTCGCGTTTCAAAATCCAGAGCTGCAATTTGTAGCGAACACCGTGCGAAGTGAACTGGAGTATTCGTTACCCAAGAGTTTGTTTACAGCTGAACAGTGTAGGGAACGAGTGGATCGAATGCTTATGCAATTCGGACTGGAGCGGCTGGATGAGCGCCATCCGTATCAGCTCTCGCTGGGCCAAAAAAGGCGGTTGAGTATTGCTACGGCAATGATCCGGGAGCCGGAAGTGCTGCTGCTGGACGAACCGACTTTTGGGCAGGATGCGCGTAATACCTTTGTCATGCTGGATATGTTGGAACAGCTGAGAGTGGCAGGCACGGCCATTGTGATGGTTACGCATGACCCGGAAATTGTCCGTCGATATTGTACTGATATATGGCGGATTCAGAAAGGGGAACTACAGTATGAGTCTGTCCTTTCCTCATCATGA
- a CDS encoding TatD family hydrolase, whose amino-acid sequence MDRSTPLIDIGVNLMHRSFHADREQVVERAAAAGITPLIITGTSVRSSREAAQYAARYPGKLYTTAGVHPHDAKSCSRDTIQQLRQLAAQPQVVSIGECGLDYNRDFSPRDVQRRWFGEQIQLAGELHMPLFLHERDAHEDFVAMLREHQGLVDKAVVHCFTGTAQELHTYVEMGLYIGITGWICDERRGKHLRELVRDIPLDRLMIETDAPFLTPRNLPVKPKEGRNEPVYLAHIAATIAECTGRSMMEIEIATTETAKRFFGL is encoded by the coding sequence ATGGATAGGAGTACACCGTTAATTGATATTGGTGTGAACTTGATGCACCGTTCGTTTCATGCAGATCGGGAACAGGTGGTAGAGAGAGCAGCGGCTGCAGGAATTACACCGTTAATTATTACCGGAACCAGTGTCCGGAGCAGTCGGGAGGCTGCTCAGTATGCGGCTCGTTATCCGGGTAAACTGTACACGACGGCTGGCGTGCATCCCCATGATGCCAAAAGTTGCAGCAGAGATACAATTCAGCAGCTCCGCCAACTTGCGGCTCAGCCGCAGGTCGTATCCATAGGGGAATGCGGGTTGGATTATAACCGTGATTTTTCTCCGCGTGATGTACAGCGCCGATGGTTCGGAGAGCAGATTCAACTGGCGGGGGAGCTGCATATGCCTTTATTCCTGCATGAACGAGATGCGCATGAGGACTTTGTCGCTATGTTGCGAGAGCATCAGGGGCTTGTTGATAAAGCGGTGGTGCATTGTTTTACCGGCACTGCACAGGAATTGCATACGTATGTGGAGATGGGACTGTATATCGGTATTACGGGCTGGATCTGTGATGAACGGCGCGGCAAGCATCTAAGGGAGCTGGTCAGGGATATTCCATTGGACCGGTTGATGATTGAAACGGACGCTCCATTTTTGACCCCGCGTAATTTGCCCGTGAAGCCCAAAGAAGGGCGTAATGAGCCGGTGTATCTCGCTCACATCGCCGCTACGATTGCCGAGTGCACAGGCCGCAGCATGATGGAGATCGAAATTGCGACGACGGAAACGGCCAAACGTTTCTTCGGATTATAG
- a CDS encoding energy-coupling factor transporter transmembrane component T family protein produces the protein MSLSFPHHETWLHRVNPGLKLVMFSLLFVIVIVIHDPNVMFNVTCAMLLLLVWSGHPWKRLLLYGSPFILVFISTSTGMMMFGKGVTTWWTWGLIHITQESFFRGMHLGFRALSMAAAGLLFGLTTRPVSLFYSLMQQWKLPPKYAYSFLAAMRLMPMMLDEFQALRHAHRIRGLHQHVSKWNMYATLRRYAIPLLAQSIRRAQRIAIAMEAKGFANETKRTYYYAIGYSAVDIIFILYFVVLLMLAWGLGTCFPYVGVWDVR, from the coding sequence ATGAGTCTGTCCTTTCCTCATCATGAAACATGGCTGCATCGTGTGAATCCGGGCCTAAAGCTCGTAATGTTTTCTCTGCTGTTTGTGATCGTTATAGTCATCCATGATCCGAACGTTATGTTTAATGTTACATGTGCTATGCTGCTGTTGCTTGTCTGGTCAGGCCATCCATGGAAGCGGCTGCTGCTGTATGGATCTCCCTTTATATTGGTGTTTATTTCAACCTCAACAGGCATGATGATGTTTGGCAAGGGAGTGACGACCTGGTGGACATGGGGCCTGATCCATATTACGCAGGAAAGCTTTTTCCGAGGGATGCATCTGGGTTTTCGTGCACTGAGTATGGCCGCAGCAGGGTTGCTGTTTGGTTTAACGACTCGTCCGGTGAGCCTTTTTTATTCACTGATGCAGCAATGGAAGCTCCCTCCCAAGTATGCGTACAGCTTTTTGGCAGCTATGCGGTTGATGCCGATGATGCTGGATGAATTTCAGGCTTTGAGACATGCCCACCGTATTCGAGGTTTGCACCAGCATGTGTCCAAATGGAATATGTATGCCACGCTGCGCAGGTACGCCATTCCGCTGCTCGCTCAAAGTATCCGGCGTGCGCAGCGCATTGCTATAGCCATGGAAGCCAAGGGTTTTGCTAATGAAACCAAGCGTACGTATTATTATGCGATCGGCTATTCGGCTGTAGATATTATATTTATTTTGTATTTTGTGGTGCTGCTGATGCTAGCTTGGGGACTTGGTACCTGCTTTCCTTATGTGGGGGTATGGGATGTACGTTAA
- a CDS encoding ECF transporter S component has translation MNTNVRASKGLKLTDILVTIVISVVFGLVYKIWGPAYDLMKPFGMHAEQLMYGMWFMAGTFAYLIIRKPGVAILAEVAAATVSAFLGSEWGMSTLYYGLLQGLGAELFFAIFLYRNANLWIASLAAAGAAVTSLILDFSYGYIDQLSTWNYVLYIGFRMIGSIVIAGIFAFYLAKALEVTGVTRSLRPATEQDYKGLD, from the coding sequence ATGAATACGAATGTAAGGGCGTCCAAAGGACTGAAGCTGACTGATATTTTGGTCACGATTGTAATCTCCGTGGTGTTTGGGCTGGTCTACAAAATATGGGGACCTGCCTATGATTTGATGAAACCATTCGGTATGCACGCCGAACAACTAATGTATGGCATGTGGTTTATGGCTGGCACGTTCGCTTATCTCATCATTCGCAAACCGGGTGTTGCGATTTTGGCAGAGGTGGCCGCGGCAACCGTCAGTGCTTTTTTGGGAAGTGAATGGGGCATGTCCACCTTGTACTACGGTTTGCTGCAAGGCTTGGGAGCGGAGCTGTTCTTTGCGATTTTTCTATATCGGAACGCCAACCTGTGGATTGCTTCACTAGCTGCGGCAGGAGCGGCTGTCACTTCTCTGATTTTAGACTTCAGCTATGGGTATATTGATCAGCTATCGACCTGGAACTATGTTTTGTATATTGGATTTCGGATGATTGGCAGTATTGTGATTGCTGGAATATTCGCTTTCTATCTGGCTAAGGCATTGGAAGTAACCGGCGTTACGCGAAGTTTGAGACCGGCAACGGAACAAGATTATAAGGGGCTGGATTGA